CCCGCCCGCGCGGCACATCACTGCCGGGACTCCAGGAAGCCGAGGATCGCCTCGGCGGTGGCCTCCGGCGCGCTTAGCTGCGGGCAGTGGCCCGTGGCGGCGAGCGTGACCAGGCGGGAGGAGGGGATCGCCGCGTGCACGTAGGCGCCGACCTCGCGGGGCGCGATGGCGTCCTGCTCGCACTCCAGCACCAGCGTCGGCACGGACACGCTCTTCAGGTCCTCGCGGCTGTCGGAGAGGAAGGTCGTACGGGCGAAGACCCGGGCGATGTCGGGGTCGGTGGCGCAGAAGCTGTTGGTCAGCTCCCGGCCCAGCTCCGGCCGGTCCGGGTTCCCCATGATCACCGGGGCCATCGCGGACGACCAGCCCAGGTAGTTCGCCTCCAGGGAGTCCAGCAGTTCGTCGATGTCCGCCGTGCTGAAGCCGCCGCGGTAGCCCTCGTCGTCGATGTAGCAGGGCGAGGGCGTCACCATCACGAGCGCCCCGATCCGCTCGGGCGCGGCCTGCGCCGCCAGCACCCCGGCCATGGCGCTGACCGAGTGCCCCACGAACACCGCCTGCCGCAGGTCCAGCTCCTCGCACACGTCGACGACGTCCGCGGCGTAGCCGTGCAGCGACGCGTACCTCTCCTCGCTCCACGCCGACAGGTCCGACCCGCCGGAGCCGACGTAGTCGAACAGCACGACCCGGTACCGCTCCGCCAGCGCGGGCACCACCAGGCGCCACATGTTCTGGTCGCAGCCGAACCCGTGGGCCAGGAGCAGCACCGGCGCGTCGGCGCGACCGGTGATGTGCACGTTGTTCCGGCGGCGGATGTCCATGCCCCCATGCTCCCACCTCACCCGGAACCGTCCGACCGCGGGCCCCTGAGCAGCGGGATCGTCCTCCCCGGGAGCCTGACCGGCCGGCCGGGGAGCCCGTCAGCCGAGGTACAGCGGGAGCCTCGCGGACAGCTCGCCGAGCTCGGCCCGCTCCGCCTCGGTCGGCGCCCGCCGCCCGGTGCCGACCAGCAGCGCGTCCACGTCGTGGAACGACGCGGGGAACGGGCTCCCCAGGATCCGCTCCAGCAGCTCGCGGGACCGGGTGAGCCCCTCCGCCGGCGGCTGCTCCGGGTCCGGCAGGTACGC
This genomic stretch from Streptomyces sp. Go-475 harbors:
- a CDS encoding alpha/beta hydrolase, which codes for MDIRRRNNVHITGRADAPVLLLAHGFGCDQNMWRLVVPALAERYRVVLFDYVGSGGSDLSAWSEERYASLHGYAADVVDVCEELDLRQAVFVGHSVSAMAGVLAAQAAPERIGALVMVTPSPCYIDDEGYRGGFSTADIDELLDSLEANYLGWSSAMAPVIMGNPDRPELGRELTNSFCATDPDIARVFARTTFLSDSREDLKSVSVPTLVLECEQDAIAPREVGAYVHAAIPSSRLVTLAATGHCPQLSAPEATAEAILGFLESRQ